The window AATCTGGATTTCCCAAATGGATCTGGCAAATTCCCATTGCAGCAGCAAATGTGACCCTAGTAGAGCCTCAGCTCCTCCCCAAGTCTCACCAGTCCAGCGTGGGCCATGGTGCGCAGCTCCAGCTGGAGTAGCCTCTCCTGGCCGCTCTCCCCTGGCGTGGCCATCAGGGGGGCGCGGTTCTCATTGGAGAGGAAGAAACGGTTCCCCTTGCCCCCTGAACCTCCAAACACAGCCACATATTCCAGGCCATGCTGGGAGAGGTCAGCCACAGTTCTGCCCTGGTCCTTCACCACCGTACCCATGGGGACCTGGACACAGGACAGCTGGGTTACACTGAGTCTCAAGGCACATCACTGTTAGGGTATAAATGCAATAGTCCAAGGGAGCTAACTCACAGCAATGTAGGTTGAGCTGGCGTTACGTCCATAGCAGTTTTTGTTGCCTCCCGATTCCCCGTCATCTGCCTTGTATACAGTGGATACTTGTGCCAACGATTTGATCTGCCGGTCGACTAGGAACATCAAATATGCAGATGACAGAGATGTCGGGAAAGCCGTAGCAGAGGGCTCGAACCCACACGAATATATGGGTCCTTGTCAAGCAGCAGTCCTTCATGCAGCTTCTGAAGATCTACTATTCCGTAGGTAGAGAGGACGCAGTACTCGGATGAAGGCCGATACAGTACGTACTGTATCCGAGAACTTTAATTCACGAAGATCACTGGTATGGTCCCCAGTCATTCAACTAAATCATCATAAAAACTGATCTATTTGAGATCAACTGTCAGAAACGCTCTAAGTCAGTCCCTCCAGTTTGTATGTATTGTAGTGTGATAGGTGCTAAAGGTTGTGTGACAACattgacaaatgacaaacagtgtttgtctgcctgtgaaCAGGCAAGGGGAAGTACTTACCTTTAATAATGATgtttcccccatctcctccattTCCTCCATCCGGTCCACCCCACTCCTTCCGGGGCTCACTGTGGAAGGTACAGGCTCCTttccctccagctccagctaTAAGCTTCACATTGCGGTGGTCCACAAAGTGGCGAGTCTGAATAATAAGACAGAAGCACCAAACAAGAAATGATTTCGCTTGCCAACTATTCCATTGATTATATTAGTTACACCTTCCATTATAAGCTTTAAAATGATACTCCTtgcttcttttcttctttctttagTAGGAGCAAAATATTGAATCTTAGATAAGGCAGAgagtcttacatttacatttatgcatttagcagacacttttatccaaagtgacttccaaaagagagatttacaaatgtacataggtcactgatcataacaacgagatagcctaaacattgcgggtagccaaaacatgaagcatacattgtgaaaactaaataaatcccaaagggaagaaccataatagcatgtagttgaacaagttacagttaaacaattaaacaacataaacctcaaaaagtgcaagggtgtacctgtggaaaaaagcaagcaacaacaatgTATTACATCGCGAGTACAAAAGTTTTAAGTCAGtcacaactaaccaacaagagcaacaagtctctcaataaaatcattgtgatcctggaggaaacatcgggtccagccaatcattcctaagtaccattgtactcccggaacaagtgtgtcttgagcctttacttgaaggtggggagaaagtcagtgtctctgatggacgtggggagttgattccgccattggggggccagacaggagaagagcttgtgttgggaccgggcgctcttgagcagtgggaccaccagacggttgtcagaagaccgtaggtggcgggtgggggtgtaaggctggagcataGAATTTATGTAGTTGGGTGCAATTCCGtgcaccgctcggaaggtcagtaccagggtcttgaatctgatacggcctgatgggaagccagtggagggagatgaggagcggggtaacatgggagcgtctgggtagatcaggccagaccaggcgggctgccgcattctgaatcctctggagagagagggcgggttgcgcatgctgggagaccggacGAGCAGCAAGTTGCAATAGTCCAATTTTGAGTTTGTGAATTTGAAAACCTGATATTGTAAATTCTAACGATAGTTCTAaatccaacacaagctcttctcctgcctggccccccaatggtggaaccagctccccacctccatcagggacactgactgtctccccaccttcaagaaaaggctcaagacgcacttgttccgggagtacaatggcacttaggaatgcttggctggacctgatgttagtttcctccaggatcacaatgactcttattgagtggcttgttgctcttgtaggttagtcataacaaagttaagtcttgtacttgctttgaaatattttactgttgattgttcttataggcacagtcctgcactttttgtggttcgtgttgttttaatttgtaacttgtataactgtatgctcttatgggtcttcccttttggcacttgtttagtttttttcacaatgtatgcttcatgttttggctgcttgcaatgtttgagacaacctcgttgttatgatcggtgacctatgctcttttgtaaagctctctcttggaagtcgctttggataaaagcgtctgctaaatgcataaatgtaaatgtaaataacaaaaACTTTGAAACGAAGCAAACAATGCAAAAAAGGGAATCTCAGTTTGGAAGTCATGAAGCTATGCTGAAAGCTACTCACCAGTTTCTTTTCAGAaagatctttctttttctgaAATCCCCGGACTTTGGCACAGAGAGCACATGAGGTGCTGACATGCCTGACTCGGATCAATGTCTTCGGCGTTGCTAAGACGTTTATGACACCTACCAACCTGCAGCTTTCCAAATCTTTCCGGAAACACGCTTGATAAAATATACGTCCCAACTCTTGACCAAAACATCTTTGGCTTCGGAGCCTAGTCAATGTGATGATCATTGTTGTACTGATAGATGAATGTCTATCATGACGGATataatgttaaatgtatatgtatgtcATGTGCGTATGTGTTGTACAAATTGTAAGCTAACTAGCTCTACCTCGCAACTAAGCTAACGTTTGCTGGCCTACTTTTTCTACAAATGCTTAGCGTTAGTTATTCAATATTGTAAACTACGTATTTAGTTGCGTTATGACAACAACTTAGCTATTATACTAAATTCCTTGAGGTACAGCAGTAACACAATAGGTGGATGTGAGGCTAGTTCCGAGTACATTTGAAGTAAATTTGAGAGATATCAGTTACTACCAGTCAACTTCAATGGTGGCTGCCATGTTTGGGCTGACTATTACGGAAAGAACGGAGGAACAAATGTAACGTTAAAAGTCAGTCAGTTTTTTCAAATAAAACGAGTGAAGTTCAAACAAGGTGAAATTGAatttatttaaatattaaatTGTAACAAAAGACatttggaaaaaaaacacaatgcaGACtcaatttttttaaacattcaAATTTGCCAAAtgcttcttctttctcctctttctctgcaaCACACAATTCAGCCACTCTCTCAGAAACACTCACACAAGACATAACACTATTAAGACCAAGCACAAACTGCAGCCTAGTTTACAAGAAAATGAATTCATTACGTACATTTTTGTAAAAGCCTATGATTGTCACTGTAGAGTTGAGTAGCATATGGTCATTGAGCTGTTTGACAGCCAAGTTCCCCATTGTTGATCCCCACTGCAACATAAGACTAACTTCTGACCCCTTTGGGATTTCAGTAGAATTTCAGCACATCCAACATTTATGACTCTATTACAGGGACGTCACAGTAGGCCTCCGTATTACAAACTGTGGCATGTTAATACCTTGAACTCTCCTTTGAGGATTTTAAAATAAGCCAAAAACAAAATAGTCTGTAATGTACATTATTATAGAAAGAATAAGGCGAGTGTGTTAGTGGGACATCTGATCTGACACTTTTTTTAATCTTCTGTAACACTATTGTAAAGGATCTACCTCTCAACACATGATCTATGAATAGACAGAGGACAGTACAATGATCAGGACAAGGATATTAGATGGCAAAAGTTTGTCAAACATGTAGCTACACCATACAGTAGTACTTTAAACCTAAAAACACAAGAAAACTGGTCAAACACACATAACAAAACCAATGATACTTTGGATTATGTGCTTTTTTACAACACCCAAACACAACATCTTAACCCTCAAAGGTACCCGCACTGTACCATCAGAGGCAGGAGACTAATGTGGTTATTCCTGAAATAGGAGGTTATTTCATTCACATCTGCACATCTGCCACTTGGACTGATCATATTGCACATATTGAAGTGGTGAGGTGCAGGACACATTCTAATCCTCCCTGTGTTACTTTGGCTGTAATATATTGTCTATTAATAAAACAACTTGAAGAAAgctaatggaaaaaaaaacactgctattataaaacatattaaaaaaataaattagaTTCAACAGAATTATATAAAGCAAATGTTAAAAGTACATagaaaattatttaaaaaacaacaacatttttgTTGGCATCGCTTATGAAGATTACAAACCGTAAAAACATTATCTACTAATAAAGCATTACTACTAAATTAAACTTGAGTGTCAGAGTTGTCCATACATAAGCAGGcaaagacattttacaaaagctatcaaaataaataaagtggtATCAGTGAAAGGTCAATAATTTACACTCCTAAGTCAGAATGAATCTATTTTGCCTATGACCTCAACAAGACAGATGGATACTACGACAGAGCGGTAACGCCACTTCTATGCATCACAGTTTGGTTTAAACAAACTAATTACCTGCACTAAAAACAGGTCCAAAGACTGACATCTTCACTCTTATTTAAGTGATCCCTGTATCATGATTGACTACTTTTCCTTAATGTTAATTGACAGTATATAGGCTAACTAGTCTAATCCAAGAAGAAAGTAGTCTGATTTTCAGATTAAAGTCACTTGACCTTTTCTTGACATAATTTGCAAAATAGCAGCTATATCATACAGACTGAGAATAGTGGCTTGACTGAAGACTAGGAAAATATTTAGAAGCCTATGTGGGGTTTCAAATGAACTCACATTTAAAGATGAATTACAGGATGCTATGTGTGACCTttcctgtagtaaatatacatAAAGACCCTTCTTATTTTCACACTAATATCACTCTTTGTAGGGATGTGAAGCAATAACTTTCATTCTGTTCAACATATGAAAATGATAGGCAAGTTTTACTCAAGAAGGAAGACACTTCTGTTTACTTTAAATGCTGGCTGCAAAAATAAGTTCAAGTATCTACCTTCAATGAATATTATTAGGTTATGTGCCCTCTTTCTATAATTGGAACATTGTTAGGAGACAACATAGGACAGAACATTGACGTTACAGAAATGCTTGTTTTTCCGGTTTACCTTTTAACAAGCACGCAGAACATGTCTCTCATTTTAACTTTCTAACCCATGTCTCAACAAACAACCATGAAGTCAAAACTGTGAACAATTCCATGATCCAATAAATGTTTGTAAGCAACTGTTGTGTAATGTTCCCTGGGCCAGCTTCTTTCAGGAAGAAAGAAGTGCTTTATTGCTGATAGTTTCCATACTGACcctggggaaggagggaaaaaaTCAGAGATCACAAGCCTACAGTACATATCAGGCAATATATTCTAGTGTTTGTTGATGCAGATTTCCTTGTGACATGATGAGGGAGTCCCAAGTACCTGTTCGTAGGTGTAGGGCCTCTGTGTCTGTGGCCCCGGAGCAGCCTGGGAGGAGCGGTATGAGCTGTActgctgaccctgaccctgctgATACTGGGAGTACTGGGAAGACCCACCCTGACCTGAACCTGGGGGCAACATCCCAATACAATCAACCCTGTAATCCATTAAAGTCAGtgtctgacgtgtgtgtgtgtgagggggaatgAATAGTGAGTTCCTTACCGTAGCCCTGTGTCTGACCACTGTAGCCCTGTTGAGAGGGGTACTGCTGTTGGCTGAAGGGTTGCTGTTGGCCTGAGCCCTGCTGGTACTGGGCCTGCTGCTGTTGACTGTACTGAGGGTTACCTAACAGCACCAAGAGACTTCTATTGAGCCATAGGAAAGCACTGAACCACAAAAGCTGTAAGTGTTTATGTGTATTTCCCACATGTACGTAGTGTATGCCCAGTCTTGTATCATGAGTACACACCTCCTTCGTAGTAGTGTTGTGAGGACTCTTCGAAGGGCCTCTCATAGCCCTGTTCACTATACGAAGACTGCTGGTATGAGTAGTCTCCATGACCTGTAGAAGTTGGAAAGGAACACCAAAATGCCAAAACAACTCCCAGAAGGAAACTGtagatacacgcacacacatagactACAGGCAGAGGAGTCAGCTAAGTAGAGCATTCACATTATGACATCTGCACCAAAAAGATAAAAACCCTCAATACCTTTGAAACTCAAAGAATAACTCCCGCACAAAGACCAAACACACAaagaacagacaaacacaatgtaCTCTAACTGGTTTATCGCTGTTCTTTACAAACTCATGTAAAACATCAGAAATCTGAATTTTCGGCACACCAAAAGGGAAAACTACCAACACAGACATACTGGGATCATTTGGGATTGAGAGGACTCTGCAATTAAAATCAGTGTTTTGAAACTGCCACACAAAGGAACACATCCAGACAAGAAGTTAGAGGACTGGAGTTTTACAGGAGTAGAGAAGGGCTTTGGTAcgtgagagtgagagggatgATGCACATGTATGACTGAagctgtgtgagaggtgtgtgtgtgtgtatgtataggagccatggtttgtgtgtgtgtatgcatgtggaggtgtgtgtttatgtgtgaggtTTAAGGCTCTGTGTGATTACCATCAGGGTAATACTGCTGGTTAATGCGCTCGCTGGAGCTCTGAGTTTGTCCGTACTGCTCGCCGTAGCACGCGTCTTGTCCCGTGTACTGCCATGCAGATCCTGCAAGATAGGCCACATCACTGTTGTTAATCAGACCCTCGGACCTATGTGCCTCTGTGCTGATCACTAAGGTGGCAGGGCCAGGGCACGCAGGGAGGACTGGATGTTTcagtgtatatctgtgtgtgtgtgtgtgtgtctttgtgtttgtgcgGAGATAGAGACATACAAGAGAGATAGAGTgcataagagagacagagagagacagagagacagagagagagaataatggGTTCCTCAAGCCAAATCAATAGATTAAACTGAGAAAATAATGATGTGCATACAAATTAGTAATCTGTATAAAAACGTCCATTAACCCAATAGCCAATCAGTCACTAAGGGGAAATATTTATGTCTGTGGTAGTGGTGTGCAGAAACTCCAGATACCCTGACCTCCCCTCCAACCAGAATAAAGCTTATCCTCTTTTCAAATCAATAGTGAAAAATATTGCCTTGGTTGGAGGGTTTCCTGTGTTGTAGGATTAATCTACCCCTGAGAATCTGTCAGCGATCAAAAATAGCAATATCTGACCACAATATCTGATAAAGCCCTGTATCACCAGGGACCATAGAGACACCTTAGCAACAGCCTTGCAACCAATCAGAGCCTGACTTAGGAAGTCAACCCCTCAGACCAATTCAAGACTCTGCAACAAATATAATATACCTGGCCAATCACAGAAGAGACCAGAGTGAGTCATGTCTAACAATCCAGGACTAGTGACCTCTGTTGCCCTGGAAACTGGAGTCCCTGGCCTCCAGTGCAGGCATGTACAGTAGATGAAGCATGTACCTCATCTACACCCcacagcagagacagagggaggctcAGGGGCTATTATTAGTCCCACGCTGACACAGCATGGGCACAGTGATTTACAGAGACGGGGACCCGATGTGACAAGAGAGATAattcctcagtcttcttcttaAAGTCACAGGCAGGCATTTAGGATAATCTATATCCTCCGAGGTGCACACCTgtgctgccatggcaacactcATCAGATCACATCAACCATACCAGGCAGGTTTGATCAATAACCCCCTTTCCGTGCATGAACGAGGGATATGGCTATTATGAGCTTCACATACGAGCAGAACATCTCTTTAAAAAGGCTCAACAAGCAATCAAACGCCATGCGTACCATTTTCATCATCTCTGCTAGACCTCATTACTGCCACCGACACACCCATTGAGCCCCATGCACTCTGGCAGAATCCGCATGCTTTTACAGTCAGAGCCATagccatcatcatcctcatcatcatcactatgaTCATCACCTACCTTGCTGTGAGGGTCGGTAGGATCCCATGGGCCTCTGGGCCATCATGCTGTTGCCTTGGCTACCTTGGGCCATCACGCCCATGCCCTGCTGTCCCTGATAGTGTTGGCCCCCGGCCTGGGAGGAGGAGTAATGGGGTGTGGCAGAAGGCTGGTGCATCATGGAGACTAGACAGGTTGCAGGGTCATAGGGATAGAtctcacacattaacacactcaGAATCAGCGGCAACATTAAcaacaggcacgcacacattgTCAGAACAGAATCTGTCAGAAATAGGCTGAATGAATCCTATTAAAAAAATTCAACAGGGGCTATGGAGGTCAGTTAGGTGCCAGGATCTGATAAAAAACTGGGAGAGGGGCTTTGAATGTTCTGAAATACAAAAGAACCCAAAGAGGTCAATGCATAAAGAGAGATAATTACACATCAACAATCAAAGACACAAGGCTGCATATCAGGggtcaggagaggagaagcACTGCGAAAGGGAACATACAGTATCTAGACTGGGGGGAAGGGCTGCCATTGATGAACTGAATGTGTTTGCTTCCAATTGTCATGTGTAAAGGGAAGAAAAGAGATTCTGAGATCATGGGAGTATGCCTGCATATTATGGCTTATCAAAAAAGGAATATCATATCAAAAAAAGGAACACCATCGAGTGGTTTTATTGTTTGATGATGCTGGGGCTAAATTGTGAAGATCTTATGGTTAAGTTTACATTTTGTAGTTCATCTAAAGTTTATAATGAATTTTAAAGTTAATATTTTAGGGGATGGTGCTTCACTTTAGGACTGCCTATCTCTTTCTGATCTACATATACCTACTTAGAAAACATTGCATTTTCACCACCTCCCTCCTACATTCCAATATTCAGCCTGCCATGTTAACATATTGAGATCTGACATGAACTCATAGGGGCCACTCTAGCCTATTAg of the Hypomesus transpacificus isolate Combined female chromosome 18, fHypTra1, whole genome shotgun sequence genome contains:
- the mtg2 gene encoding mitochondrial ribosome-associated GTPase 2 isoform X1 encodes the protein MIITLTRLRSQRCFGQELGRIFYQACFRKDLESCRLVGVINVLATPKTLIRVRHVSTSCALCAKVRGFQKKKDLSEKKLTRHFVDHRNVKLIAGAGGKGACTFHSEPRKEWGGPDGGNGGDGGNIIIKVDRQIKSLAQVSTVYKADDGESGGNKNCYGRNASSTYIAVPMGTVVKDQGRTVADLSQHGLEYVAVFGGSGGKGNRFFLSNENRAPLMATPGESGQERLLQLELRTMAHAGLVGFPNAGKSSLLRAISNAKPAVAAYPFTTLNPHVGIVKYRDHEQVAVADIPGIIHGAHLNRGLGISFLRHIERCRFLLFVLDLASPEPWTQLHQLRYELNQYEPGLSNRPHAIVANKMDLPGARCNLEALRSHVTQRVIPVSALTGQNTEELILHLRELYDGYLQGESSGEDRPTRW